A region from the Canis lupus dingo isolate Sandy chromosome X, ASM325472v2, whole genome shotgun sequence genome encodes:
- the KLHL15 gene encoding kelch-like protein 15, producing MAGDVEGFCSSIHDTSVSAGFRALYEEGLLLDVTLVIEDHQFQAHKALLATQSDYFRIMFTADMRERDQDKIHLKGLTATGFSHVLQFMYYGTIELSMNTVHEILQAAMYVQLIEVVKFCCSFLLAKICLENCAEIMRLLDDFGVNIEGVREKLDAFLLDNFVPLMSRPDFLSYLSFEKLMSYLDNDHLSRFPEIELYEAVQSWLRHDRRRWRHTDTIIQNIRFCLMTPSSVFEKVKTSEFYRYSRQLRYEVDQALNYFQNVHQQPLLDMKSSRIRSAKPQTTVFRGMIGHSMVNSKILLLKKPRVWWELEGPQVPLRPDCLAIVNNFVFLLGGEELGPDGEFHASSKVFRYDPRQNSWLRMADMSVPRSEFAVGVIGKFIYAVAGRTRDETFYSTERYDITNDKWEFVDPYPVNKYGHEGTVLNNKLFITGGITSSSTSKQVCVFDPSKEGTIEQRTRRTQVVTNCWENKSKMNYARCFHKMISYNGKLYVFGGVCVILRASFESQGCPSTEVYNPETDQWTILASMPIGRSGHGVTVLDKQIMVLGGLCYNGHYSDSILTFDPEENKWKEDEYPRMPCKLDGLQVCNLHFPEYILDEVRRCN from the exons ATGGCAGGGGACGTGGAAGGATTCTGTTCCTCCATCCATGACACCAGTGTCTCTGCTGGGTTCAGAGCACTGTATGAGGAGGGATTGCTTCTTGATGTCACTCTGGTTATTGAAGATCATCAGTTCCAGGCCCATAAAGCACTCTTGGCCACCCAGAGTGATTACTTCAGAATTATGTTTACTGCAGACATGAGGGAGCGAGATCAGgacaaaattcatttaaaaggTCTAACTGCTACTGGTTTCAGCCACGTCCTTCAATTTATGTACTATGGAACTATAGAACTGAGTATGAATACTGTTCATGAGATCCTTCAGGCTGCCATGTATGTTCAACTTATAGAAGTGGTGAAGTTCTGCTGCTCTTTTCTATTAGCGAAAATCTGCTTAGAAAATTGTGCAGAAATTATGAGACTCTTAGATGATTTTGGTGTTAACATCGAGGGAGTCAGGGAGAAGTTGGACGCCTTTCTGCTAGACAACTTTGTACCACTCATGTCCAGGCCTGACTTCCTGTCTTATCTGAGCTTTGAGAAGCTCATGTCTTACTTGGATAATGATCATCTGAGCAGGTTCCCAGAGATAGAGCTGTACGAGGCTGTGCAGTCTTGGCTGCGGCATGATAGAAGACGCTGGAGACATACCGATACCATCATTCAGAACATCAGGTTTTGTTTGATGACTCCATCCAGTGTTTTTGAGAAG GTTAAGACATCCGAATTTTATAGATACTCCCGACAGCTGCGCTATGAAGTTGACCAAGCATTGAATTACTTTCAGAATGTTCACCAGCAGCCTCTGTTGGACATGAAGTCAAGCCGCATCCGCTCTGCCAAACCCCAGACTACAGTATTCCGAGGAATGATTGGACATAGCATGGTTAACAGTAAAATCCTCCTGTtaaagaaaccaagagtctggtggGAACTGGAGGGCCCACAGGTTCCACTGCGCCCGGACTGCCTTGCTATCGTCAACAACTTTGTGTTCCTGTTGGGTGGTGAAGAACTGGGCCCAGATGGTGAATTCCATGCTTCTTCCAAAGTGTTCAGGTATGACCCAAGGCAGAACTCTTGGCTCCGGATGGCAGACATGTCAGTGCCACGTTCAGAGTTCGCAGTTGGTGTTATTGGCAAGTTTATTTATGCCGTGGCAGGCAGAACCAGAGATGAGACCTTCTATTCAACTGAGAGATACGACATCACCAATGATAAATGGGAATTCGTGGATCCTTATCCCGTTAACAAATATGGACATGAAGGGACAGTGCTCAATAACAAGTTGTTCATCACCGGTGGGATCACCTCATCTTCCACCTCCAAACAAGTGTGCGTGTTTGACCCCAGTAAAGAAGGGACCATAGAACAGCGGACCAGAAGAACGCAAGTGGTTACCAACTGTTGGGAGAATAAGAGCAAGATGAATTACGCGAGATGCTTTCACAAGATGATCTCTTACAACGGCAAGCTTTATGTCTTCGGTGGTGTCTGTGTGATCTTGAGGGCCTCTTTTGAATCTCAGGGATGCCCTTCCACAGAAGTGTACAACCCGGAGACTGATCAGTGGACCATCTTAGCATCCATGCCAATTGGCAGAAGTGGCCATGGTGTGACTGTGCTGGACAAACAGATAATGGTTCTTGGAGGCCTTTGCTACAACGGTCATTACAGCGATTCCATTCTTACTTTTGACCCGGAAGAGAACAAGTGGAAGGAAGATGAGTACCCACGGATGCCCTGCAAGCTGGATGGTTTACAGGTGTGCAACCTGCATTTCCCGGAGTACATACTGGACGAGGTCAGACGCTGCAACTAG